The genomic interval atataggtacaggtggggaacatctgtgactaatatcccctaaaacttcatcactgtggcatcattagaaaatgaactttgcccactaaattttattgaggttcaGGTAccggaaggttacagtcatgtgtaacaaggaagtgcattttgatggacagtttttttttttttttaatgttgtaatgatgccatggtgatgaaaggtgatcgccacacgtgtctcccacttccacctatattttggtttccctgcacctcctaattctggagaaattggggtttgaggtaagatgcagacagatatgtgtaacagagcaggcagcacattttgctaggtagagaattatgttctcataatgccatagtaattacattttagaaaggtcaCATATCACATGTTACATATacatttgtgtcacatatcccaagaggccctgcactgctccttgtgtgcatgcaccttcagaggctttcttgtaatgtaaaaacaaagtgttaaatctaatgcatgcgcagtacaaggcagcattggacgtacaagtgagcattagagagaaggtggaagctgggccagcatgggcctgctgggctaattttgtaagagaatcaagtgaaaaaaaatgttttcacaaaagttcactttaactaaatatagacacaggagcacatctgaagtaaggctgaattcacactggcagtaaggttacatttgtccattcctcacaccagaaaccactgctgcttaaaaaacttctagctctgaaaaagcccagcacttaccgcctgttaccaatcctaggcgCCCAGCACTTACCTCCTGTTAACAATCCTAgcagcccagcacttaccacctgttaccaatcctaggtgcccagcacttaccacctgttaccaatcctagatgcccagcacttaccacctgttaccaatcctaggggcctagcacttaccacctgttaccaatcctagatgcccagcacttaccacctgttaccaatcctaggggcctagcagtTGCCAAAGTCACTCAGAAGAGTAAATGTtctttgctgctaatatgagctaagcctaactagttacaccacattcattatactattacactactacaaaggaatacactcttaaaacttagaacactagtaagttgggtcacaatacatggcatagaacagttgtggcaaaatacatagaatataaaaattagatatactaacggggcaggcattacaaagttgtaacaaataattaggagaaggtagaacactgaaacaataagaggttactggctacccatggcataaacaactgggagcactaaatttgccgtgttttgccacaccccttttttaccacccggctgaaaaatatttctggggagaacactgataactattttcttttatacatcTCTATCAACTAATACCCAGTCAACTAATATAACCATTACCACTGAACACAATTTCAATTGACCACagtcttcaaagtaattttacCTATATATGTAATGTCAATCTCTATATACCTTTACCCATAACATAAATTGACATTGTTCATTTCTCTTACCACCAGAATACTTTTTCTTGAGGTATCTAAATGTGGACATTTCCTCGATACCTCCTTTGATTTTAGCCAATCACAATCTGTAAGTAGTTTGTTACTATTGTGTGACCCTTATATAATTGATGTGCTTTCACTTTGAttgtttaatatacaaaaaacaatggcACAGTGtatgtatatgatttttatttgtttctcttGTGTTATTAGCTTTTGTATTAGTCTCCTATGTTTCTGATTCCATCAATCCAGAGTAAGCCTTTCTGGCGAAACAAGTCTGAAATTTTGAGATAATCTAGATATCTAATCACCACTCACAAGTGGAGACTATGTAACTTGTGTTAACATAATTGCCTATGATTTATGTACTGTATAGTGCAGTTGGTCTATGTTAATATTAGGACCACTACAAACTTTGTTTAATAAACCTTTGTACTTTTATTACTTACtttttactatactttttttattttgccctaaaGCCTATTCTGCTCTTTCTCCTTCCTTTTCTATTTAAACAATAACCTTAATCCTTAGCTTTCTAAAGCAAACTATCAGACCAGAAAAGCcagagtaataaaacaaaaatatagaaaactggATATCTGTAGTACTTCTATTGAAAGCCAGGGTCTGTCATGTTGCCTTACCTTCTCTTGCTGCGGTCCCAAGAGGAGCTTCGACTGCGTGTACGTCTTCTACTGTGGCTTCTAGACCTCCGGCGATCAGATGGGGAAGAAGCATGTCTCTCCTTGGATTTCATTTGCACAGGAGCTAAATTTCAAAATTTTGGATGTATTAATTAGCTATgaactttaatatatttattctacTATCCACTGAGCTAAGAGGATAATTTTACACTTtgcctgtgttgttttttttttataatgagacAATGTGTTTCCAATTTTTAGGTAGGACATGAAGAAATGATAGTCATAATTAATAAACACAACACATCTATATATCAGTGGTAACAGTCCTTGTGCCATGAAGTCACTGAAAAACTGGATCAGCATCAAAATAAAAGGAAGTCTAAGAAAGGTGTGGGGGGGGTGTAACCGGGCAACGATatgcacaaatgttttaaatccaaatattttactgttagCTGCATTGATCATGCTACAATTACATGTGGATGTATAATTAATTCAGATGCAGCATTGCACACCTGCCCTCCAATATCCCATCAGCCTAATGTCTGTTGTGTGCTGGTGAGGAATACATCTATTCTGCCtgataactgtcatactatgaaCATCTTTACAGAGATTCACAATCCTAGAGGCTAAAAATATTTTGGgctctataaaatataaatatataatttcagcTAACAAGCTGGTATGTATTGATGGGTGCTTTGTTGAAGTGCATTGCTGATTAAACCATAACTGCAGAAAAAAGAACCACGGTTAGAAGACAGGTACTATTAGAACTATCCACTGTAATAATAATCAGACCTGTAGACACCTACAGACACTGGAAGTACTTACTTTTCCGATCACCTTGAGCAAACTGTATCTCAATCTGTCGTCCACAAACCCATTTTCTGTTAAGATTATAAAGGGCATCTTCAGCATCGCGAACATCTTCAAACCTGGCTGTCTGTTAAGGAGACTTTGCAGTGTACTGTATGTAACCGCTTTATAAACCATAACTGTAAAAAGGTGCAACCCAAGCTAGCTAAAAGAGTTCCAattatttacaaaagttttttttaaaagtctgttTAAAGCAGCAGTGATTACAAACATTAGAGGTCTTTTAAGTGAATTTTATAGATATATCTCACTGTACAGATATTGGTCCTACAATGCCACAGATGCAAGAAGATGGTAGAGGTCTCCCAAACTTAGAACATGGAGCAGATTGTACAACATACCAAACActgtaaaaaacaatgttttattttaccttcacTCCAATATGCCAGTAAAGAACACTTTATAAAGATTAACTGGTCACCAATCTGAAGAGTTGTGCTTATGTATCAAATGGTATCAACATTTTGCTGAATGATTGACATAAGGAGGGTTCTTTCAAGTTCCCggaaactttaaaaatgattgcATGGTCAGACGTTCAGTCTCCATGTAGTTATATAAGCTTTtaaattatagtaaatataactgCATCAAGTTGTACTATGCCAATAAAAGTGAACTAAATAATTGTCAGTAAATACATGTGAAATGTTCAGACCATCCAAAATGAACATTTGGCCATTTGGTAAATGTTTGAGGTAGATCTGGTGGTAAGATATATTAGTTTGATCTGGTGTTAACATATATTAGTTTGAAGATGCCTACCCATCACATTGTTTACAAGGGTGTCTCCCTCAAtctgtttttcctaaaatatattagcAGAATCAAAGCAAACCAGTATGAAAGAGTATGTATGTAACAACCTACAAGGTCAGCCCATATGTAGCAATGTTTCATGATCAATTGTAATGCTTTAAGTATCTTGCAGATTACCAGACCCTAGAAACTTGTAGTTACTGCTGCTTTAACTagaattttcacaaaaatctAATATCACATTTGGAATAAACTTTTACCAATTAGACACATTTGAGAATCAGGATACAAAAAGGAAACTTTTGTGGTTACCTCATTTGACTTGATCTTGAACTTTACTCTTTTGGGCTTGCAAGGTGAAGCTGGACAAGGATCAACCAAATCGAACTTTGCTTTGTACATAAAGGTAGGAAATTTGAACCCTCAGCTTGCAGAAGGCTGTGTCTTTAGTGCTTGGCAAGACCTTCCCTCTTCCAGCTTTCTTATCTGTTTCAACCCTCCCTCTTTATTCCTTGAAGCTGCAACTTCAAAGGTGTCTGTGGGCTTTACGCTTGGCTCTATCTAACCAGGCTCATTCAAACCTTGGGGTGCTTGCCAGCTACTGTGGACTGCTTTACATTTTCTGAGACagagaaataaatacacatacaattAGACGTAGGCACTGCATGCTCCTGAACATCAACACAGGCACATAAAGGATATTGAATATATGCAAATCCTCTGGGGCGACGATTGTAGTAGTCAAGAGGAATGTAAACGTCTACTATTGGGCCATACCGACCAAACTCACGACGCAAATCCTCCGGCCTGAAGTGTGTAAGGCAGAGAGACAAGGTTGATATTGTTGTGCCAGTTTAACAAAACTACCTTGTGTTCTCTATATTCTGCacaataactttaaaaaacaaaacaaaaaaaaaaaccaaaaacaaacaaacaaaaaaaaaaacccctttaGTACAGTCTCTGATCTCTAAAGCAGTGGCTCTCAAACTCTTTGCCCAACATACCACATACCCCCTTAGAGTTTATCCTCAAGCTTAGGAATGTCTAATGATTTATAAATTCAGGTATATTTTTCATGCAAAGTAAAGTGCAACACAagtgttttatgttatttacaaAGATCCCTCTACTACCACCTTCCCACCTGACAATGCCTACTTTTTCTAAAAAGATGGTGACATTTTTGTTCTGCTCAGGCATCATCTATCTAAAGTCACAATCTAAAGGAAT from Pyxicephalus adspersus chromosome 4, UCB_Pads_2.0, whole genome shotgun sequence carries:
- the SRSF12 gene encoding serine/arginine-rich splicing factor 12 isoform X2 → MYKAKFDLVDPCPASPCKPKRVKFKIKSNEVTTKVSFLFEDVRDAEDALYNLNRKWVCGRQIEIQFAQGDRKTPVQMKSKERHASSPSDRRRSRSHSRRRTRSRSSSWDRSKRRAKHRRHSYSHSKSRSKSPVRRSRSPQRHSISRGRSRSAEKSPSGSPPKQSGSKSRSGQRHSGSAKSRSKSPRHRHSNSNSHRNVTQRSRSRSRSRGYRGKSSRQSGSDED